The following are from one region of the Polyangiaceae bacterium genome:
- a CDS encoding PHB depolymerase family esterase, producing the protein MHRGLIPGARVRRLLRPLSAGLALLALSACGAADERWSEGEAEPLAETSEALGAGSYQEVTGFGSNPGGLKMYRYVPNPAPAPGAPLVVAMHACSQDAATYRTAGFEEVADENGFYVLYPEQQTANNALRCFNWAGEYGVTDNLQRGKGENESIVEMVLKMEADFDIDSSRVFVMGHSGGGAQTSVMMATWPDVFAGAGIIAGIPYHCTTSTFQVSTCLSPGIDKTPMTHGDLVRQAFPGYGGAYPRLSIWQGTGDTLVKPMNATELLEQWSNVMGIDTTADGEDVVDGANHKVFKDGNGNAQIELYEIPGAGHGTFVDPGSNCGSTSTYMLDEGICAARRMAEFWGITASSGNGGNGGSSSSGGSSSSGGSGGSSSSGGSSSSGGSSSSGGSSSSGGSGNTACIPGQQLACACSGGLTGVQICSPSGIGLGPCDCSGSPAAGGSGSGQGGTANASGGSDSSPPDTSASGACEASVVGNHGSRGGSLAILAFAAGLLIRRQRGVRRGSVSSR; encoded by the coding sequence ATGCATCGGGGATTGATTCCTGGCGCGCGCGTGCGCCGTTTGTTGCGCCCGTTGAGCGCGGGTTTGGCGCTACTCGCGTTGAGCGCCTGTGGTGCTGCGGACGAACGTTGGAGCGAAGGCGAAGCTGAGCCGCTCGCCGAAACCAGCGAGGCCCTCGGTGCTGGCAGCTACCAAGAGGTCACGGGCTTCGGTTCGAACCCAGGTGGCTTGAAGATGTACCGCTACGTGCCGAACCCGGCACCGGCGCCGGGCGCACCGCTAGTGGTTGCGATGCACGCCTGCTCGCAAGACGCTGCGACCTACCGCACCGCGGGCTTCGAAGAAGTCGCGGATGAGAACGGCTTCTACGTGCTCTACCCGGAACAGCAGACCGCGAACAATGCGCTGCGCTGCTTCAACTGGGCTGGCGAATACGGCGTCACCGACAACCTGCAGCGTGGCAAGGGTGAGAACGAGTCGATCGTCGAGATGGTGCTCAAGATGGAGGCAGACTTCGACATCGACTCGAGTCGCGTCTTCGTGATGGGTCACTCCGGCGGCGGCGCTCAGACGTCGGTGATGATGGCAACCTGGCCTGATGTGTTCGCCGGTGCGGGCATCATCGCGGGCATCCCATACCACTGCACCACCAGCACATTCCAAGTCTCAACCTGCCTCTCCCCCGGTATCGACAAGACGCCGATGACCCATGGCGATCTCGTGCGTCAGGCATTCCCCGGCTACGGCGGCGCCTACCCGCGCCTGAGCATTTGGCAAGGCACCGGCGACACGCTGGTCAAGCCGATGAATGCCACGGAGCTGCTCGAACAGTGGAGCAACGTGATGGGCATCGACACCACCGCCGACGGCGAAGACGTGGTGGACGGCGCCAATCACAAGGTCTTCAAGGACGGCAACGGCAACGCACAGATCGAGCTCTACGAAATCCCCGGAGCGGGTCACGGCACCTTCGTGGACCCCGGCAGCAACTGCGGCTCCACCAGCACTTACATGCTGGACGAAGGGATCTGTGCGGCGCGCCGCATGGCGGAGTTTTGGGGCATCACTGCTTCCTCGGGGAACGGCGGCAACGGTGGATCTTCGTCGAGCGGCGGCTCGTCCTCCAGTGGCGGCAGCGGCGGCTCTTCGTCCAGCGGCGGCTCGTCCTCGAGCGGCGGCTCGTCTTCAAGCGGTGGTAGTTCGAGCTCCGGCGGGAGTGGCAACACCGCCTGCATTCCGGGACAGCAGCTGGCGTGCGCGTGCAGCGGTGGCCTAACCGGCGTGCAGATCTGCAGCCCGAGTGGCATCGGACTTGGACCATGCGATTGCAGCGGCAGCCCCGCTGCAGGCGGCTCCGGTTCGGGGCAGGGCGGAACCGCGAACGCGAGCGGCGGCAGCGACTCGAGCCCACCGGACACCAGCGCGTCTGGCGCCTGCGAGGCGTCGGTGGTCGGCAATCACGGGTCTCGGGGCGGTTCTCTTGCTATCTTGGCGTTCGCAGCTGGCCTGCTAATTCGACGTCAAAGGGGCGTGCGCCGCGGCTCGGTTTCCTCACGGTAG
- a CDS encoding alpha/beta hydrolase has protein sequence MARATLARLASLATRAASTLTFALLGTGCVSSYASRPALEYADVEYSSPQGSDWPESRLALPETAKKYGLPVTPEITYIEQNAGAAPTVVMIHGLGSYLKFWRYQVDEVAKAGYHVIALDMVGYGKSDKPATFPYTMEAMSEVVHELVKAKGLQRPILMGHSMGGQTALSYAIQFPEDLGGLVLVSPAGFESFSPKEKQWFRNVFSSKLILAADEEAIWGSIRYGNFYRWESEYEWLIEERVRAVKNSQFKAYAYANVKSVHGLLDNEFVRSNLKRVNVPTLIVHGDRDRLIPNPFLHGGNTVDIMEYGHANISGSRLVTLSGCGHSLQLDCHEEFNREALQFLKAHFPAGTREVPTAAPVESEAPPPASPPAPTPEPDSAAPEDGDVTEPAPEPDEELPTDPAAE, from the coding sequence ATGGCACGCGCAACACTGGCTCGGCTTGCTAGTCTCGCGACTCGCGCCGCTTCAACGCTCACCTTCGCGCTGCTCGGCACTGGCTGTGTGTCGAGCTACGCCAGCCGTCCCGCTCTCGAGTACGCCGATGTCGAGTACTCGTCTCCCCAGGGCAGCGACTGGCCCGAGAGCCGCTTGGCACTCCCGGAGACCGCCAAGAAATACGGCCTTCCAGTCACGCCAGAGATCACCTACATCGAGCAAAACGCAGGCGCCGCGCCGACGGTGGTGATGATTCACGGCTTGGGCTCGTATCTCAAGTTCTGGCGCTACCAAGTCGATGAGGTGGCGAAGGCTGGGTATCACGTCATCGCCCTCGACATGGTCGGCTACGGCAAGAGCGACAAGCCCGCGACGTTCCCCTACACGATGGAGGCGATGTCCGAAGTCGTGCACGAGCTCGTGAAGGCCAAAGGCCTGCAGCGACCGATCCTCATGGGTCACTCGATGGGCGGGCAAACGGCGCTCAGCTACGCAATTCAGTTCCCTGAGGATCTGGGTGGCCTGGTGCTCGTGAGCCCCGCAGGCTTCGAGTCCTTCTCCCCAAAAGAGAAGCAGTGGTTCAGGAACGTCTTCAGCAGCAAGCTGATCCTGGCAGCCGACGAAGAGGCGATCTGGGGCAGCATTCGCTACGGGAACTTCTATCGTTGGGAGTCTGAATACGAGTGGTTGATCGAAGAGCGCGTGCGCGCGGTCAAGAACTCGCAGTTCAAGGCCTACGCTTATGCCAACGTGAAGAGTGTCCACGGCCTCCTCGATAACGAGTTCGTTCGCTCGAACCTCAAGCGCGTGAACGTGCCGACGTTGATCGTGCACGGCGACCGCGATCGCCTCATCCCAAATCCGTTCCTGCACGGCGGCAATACCGTCGATATCATGGAGTACGGGCACGCCAACATCTCCGGCTCCAGGCTGGTCACGCTGAGTGGCTGTGGGCACTCGCTGCAGCTCGACTGCCACGAAGAGTTCAATCGAGAGGCGCTGCAGTTCCTGAAAGCTCATTTCCCTGCGGGTACCCGAGAGGTTCCAACAGCGGCACCAGTCGAGTCCGAGGCTCCGCCGCCAGCGTCACCACCCGCACCAACTCCAGAACCAGACAGCGCTGCGCCGGAGGACGGCGACGTCACAGAGCCGGCGCCCGAGCCGGACGAAGAGCTGCCAACTGACCCGGCTGCCGAGTAG